The following proteins are co-located in the Vigna unguiculata cultivar IT97K-499-35 chromosome 9, ASM411807v1, whole genome shotgun sequence genome:
- the LOC114163905 gene encoding probable inactive purple acid phosphatase 28 isoform X2 yields MDSENWRHSFLYLAFVLAILHLTQNFLSHFFIGNETVRIKKNPNLPLRFSSDGTFKILQVADMHYGSGSLTRCRDVLPSEFEFCSDLNTTRFLKRIIQAENPDFIAFTGDNIFGSSAPDAAESLFRAFGPAIESGLPWAAVLGNHDQESTMNREELMSLISLMDYSVSKINPSDDDPTKGGLKTKIDGFGNYDLRVYGAPGSMLANSTVLNLFFLDSGDRAVYQGIRTYGWIKESQLHWLRRVSQEFQGQNQDSLHSTDGISTINPPALAFFHIPIPEIPELFYKEIVGQFQEAVACSRVNSGVLQTFVSMGDVKAVFIGHDHTNDFCGNLDGIWFCYGGGFGYHGYGKAGWPRRARIIQAELEKGKNSWMGVQRILTWKRLDDEKLSKIDEQILWQNLKFKWRLM; encoded by the exons ATGGATTCAGAAAACTGGAGACACTCTTTTCTCTACCTCGCCTTCGTCCTCGCAATCCTTCACCTCACGCAAAACTTCCTATCACACTTCTTCATTGGCAACGAAACGGTGCGCATCAAGAAGAACCCCAACCTTCCCCTCCGGTTCTCTTCTGACGGTACCTTCAAGATCCTCCAG GTGGCTGATATGCACTATGGCAGTGGAAGCCTAACCCGTTGCAGGGACGTGCTACCTTCTGAGTTCGAGTTTTGTTCAGATCTTAACACCACTCGGTTTCTGAAGCGAATCATTCAGGCAGAGAATCCGGATTTTATTGCCTTTACTG GAGATAATATTTTCGGATCAAGTGCACCTGATGCTGCAGAATCTCTGTTTAGAGCCTTTGGTCCTGCTATTGAATCAGGACTTCCTTGGGCAGCAGTTTTGGGAAACCACGACCAAGAATCAACGATGAATCGTGAAGAGTTAATGTCCTTAATTTCCCTTATGGATTATTCAGtttcaaaaatcaacccatCAGATGATGATCCAACTAAAGGTGGCTTGAAGACTAAAATTGACGGATTTGGGAATTATGACCTAAGAGTGTATGGTGCCCCAGGGTCCATGTTGGCAAACAGCACTGTTTTGAATCTTTTCTTTCTTGACAGTGGAGACAGGGCTGTTTATCAGGGAATTCGAACTTATGGATGGATCAAGGAGTCTCAACTTCACTGGCTTCGTCGTGTTTCTCAAGAATTCCAG GGACAAAATCAAGATTCTCTTCATTCTACTGATGGTATTTCCACAATTAATCCCCCCGCACTTGCATTTTTCCACATCCCTATCCCAGAAATTCCCGAACTGTTCTACAAAGAGATTGTAGGCCAATTTCAAGAGGCTGTGGCGTGTTCAAGAGTGAATTCGGGGGTCTTGCAGACCTTTGTCTCCATGGGAGATGTGAAGGCTGTGTTCATAGGCCATGACCACACCAATGACTTTTGTGGAAACTTGGATGGCATATGGTTTTGTTATGGTGGTGGGTTTGGATACCATGGCTATGGGAAAGCAGGGTGGCCCAGAAGAGCGAGGATCATACAGGCTGAACTTGAGAAGGGAAAGAATTCCTGGATGGGCGTGCAGAGAATCTTGACTTGGAAACGCCTTGATGATGAGAAGCTGAGCAAGATTGATGAACAAATTCTATGGCAG AATCTAAAATTCAAGTGGCGTCTTATGTAG
- the LOC114163905 gene encoding probable inactive purple acid phosphatase 28 isoform X3, which produces MDSENWRHSFLYLAFVLAILHLTQNFLSHFFIGNETVRIKKNPNLPLRFSSDGTFKILQVADMHYGSGSLTRCRDVLPSEFEFCSDLNTTRFLKRIIQAENPDFIAFTGDNIFGSSAPDAAESLFRAFGPAIESGLPWAAVLGNHDQESTMNREELMSLISLMDYSVSKINPSDDDPTKGGLKTKIDGFGNYDLRVYGAPGSMLANSTVLNLFFLDSGDRAVYQGIRTYGWIKESQLHWLRRVSQEFQGQNQDSLHSTDGISTINPPALAFFHIPIPEIPELFYKEIVGQFQEAVACSRVNSGVLQTFVSMGDVKAVFIGHDHTNDFCGNLDGIWFCYGGGFGYHGYGKAGWPRRARIIQAELEKGKNSWMGVQRILTWKRLDDEKLSKIDEQILWQHWTFY; this is translated from the exons ATGGATTCAGAAAACTGGAGACACTCTTTTCTCTACCTCGCCTTCGTCCTCGCAATCCTTCACCTCACGCAAAACTTCCTATCACACTTCTTCATTGGCAACGAAACGGTGCGCATCAAGAAGAACCCCAACCTTCCCCTCCGGTTCTCTTCTGACGGTACCTTCAAGATCCTCCAG GTGGCTGATATGCACTATGGCAGTGGAAGCCTAACCCGTTGCAGGGACGTGCTACCTTCTGAGTTCGAGTTTTGTTCAGATCTTAACACCACTCGGTTTCTGAAGCGAATCATTCAGGCAGAGAATCCGGATTTTATTGCCTTTACTG GAGATAATATTTTCGGATCAAGTGCACCTGATGCTGCAGAATCTCTGTTTAGAGCCTTTGGTCCTGCTATTGAATCAGGACTTCCTTGGGCAGCAGTTTTGGGAAACCACGACCAAGAATCAACGATGAATCGTGAAGAGTTAATGTCCTTAATTTCCCTTATGGATTATTCAGtttcaaaaatcaacccatCAGATGATGATCCAACTAAAGGTGGCTTGAAGACTAAAATTGACGGATTTGGGAATTATGACCTAAGAGTGTATGGTGCCCCAGGGTCCATGTTGGCAAACAGCACTGTTTTGAATCTTTTCTTTCTTGACAGTGGAGACAGGGCTGTTTATCAGGGAATTCGAACTTATGGATGGATCAAGGAGTCTCAACTTCACTGGCTTCGTCGTGTTTCTCAAGAATTCCAG GGACAAAATCAAGATTCTCTTCATTCTACTGATGGTATTTCCACAATTAATCCCCCCGCACTTGCATTTTTCCACATCCCTATCCCAGAAATTCCCGAACTGTTCTACAAAGAGATTGTAGGCCAATTTCAAGAGGCTGTGGCGTGTTCAAGAGTGAATTCGGGGGTCTTGCAGACCTTTGTCTCCATGGGAGATGTGAAGGCTGTGTTCATAGGCCATGACCACACCAATGACTTTTGTGGAAACTTGGATGGCATATGGTTTTGTTATGGTGGTGGGTTTGGATACCATGGCTATGGGAAAGCAGGGTGGCCCAGAAGAGCGAGGATCATACAGGCTGAACTTGAGAAGGGAAAGAATTCCTGGATGGGCGTGCAGAGAATCTTGACTTGGAAACGCCTTGATGATGAGAAGCTGAGCAAGATTGATGAACAAATTCTATGGCAG CATTGGACTTTTTATTAA
- the LOC114163905 gene encoding probable inactive purple acid phosphatase 28 isoform X1, whose amino-acid sequence MDSENWRHSFLYLAFVLAILHLTQNFLSHFFIGNETVRIKKNPNLPLRFSSDGTFKILQVADMHYGSGSLTRCRDVLPSEFEFCSDLNTTRFLKRIIQAENPDFIAFTGDNIFGSSAPDAAESLFRAFGPAIESGLPWAAVLGNHDQESTMNREELMSLISLMDYSVSKINPSDDDPTKGGLKTKIDGFGNYDLRVYGAPGSMLANSTVLNLFFLDSGDRAVYQGIRTYGWIKESQLHWLRRVSQEFQGQNQDSLHSTDGISTINPPALAFFHIPIPEIPELFYKEIVGQFQEAVACSRVNSGVLQTFVSMGDVKAVFIGHDHTNDFCGNLDGIWFCYGGGFGYHGYGKAGWPRRARIIQAELEKGKNSWMGVQRILTWKRLDDEKLSKIDEQILWQQNLKFKWRLM is encoded by the exons ATGGATTCAGAAAACTGGAGACACTCTTTTCTCTACCTCGCCTTCGTCCTCGCAATCCTTCACCTCACGCAAAACTTCCTATCACACTTCTTCATTGGCAACGAAACGGTGCGCATCAAGAAGAACCCCAACCTTCCCCTCCGGTTCTCTTCTGACGGTACCTTCAAGATCCTCCAG GTGGCTGATATGCACTATGGCAGTGGAAGCCTAACCCGTTGCAGGGACGTGCTACCTTCTGAGTTCGAGTTTTGTTCAGATCTTAACACCACTCGGTTTCTGAAGCGAATCATTCAGGCAGAGAATCCGGATTTTATTGCCTTTACTG GAGATAATATTTTCGGATCAAGTGCACCTGATGCTGCAGAATCTCTGTTTAGAGCCTTTGGTCCTGCTATTGAATCAGGACTTCCTTGGGCAGCAGTTTTGGGAAACCACGACCAAGAATCAACGATGAATCGTGAAGAGTTAATGTCCTTAATTTCCCTTATGGATTATTCAGtttcaaaaatcaacccatCAGATGATGATCCAACTAAAGGTGGCTTGAAGACTAAAATTGACGGATTTGGGAATTATGACCTAAGAGTGTATGGTGCCCCAGGGTCCATGTTGGCAAACAGCACTGTTTTGAATCTTTTCTTTCTTGACAGTGGAGACAGGGCTGTTTATCAGGGAATTCGAACTTATGGATGGATCAAGGAGTCTCAACTTCACTGGCTTCGTCGTGTTTCTCAAGAATTCCAG GGACAAAATCAAGATTCTCTTCATTCTACTGATGGTATTTCCACAATTAATCCCCCCGCACTTGCATTTTTCCACATCCCTATCCCAGAAATTCCCGAACTGTTCTACAAAGAGATTGTAGGCCAATTTCAAGAGGCTGTGGCGTGTTCAAGAGTGAATTCGGGGGTCTTGCAGACCTTTGTCTCCATGGGAGATGTGAAGGCTGTGTTCATAGGCCATGACCACACCAATGACTTTTGTGGAAACTTGGATGGCATATGGTTTTGTTATGGTGGTGGGTTTGGATACCATGGCTATGGGAAAGCAGGGTGGCCCAGAAGAGCGAGGATCATACAGGCTGAACTTGAGAAGGGAAAGAATTCCTGGATGGGCGTGCAGAGAATCTTGACTTGGAAACGCCTTGATGATGAGAAGCTGAGCAAGATTGATGAACAAATTCTATGGCAG CAGAATCTAAAATTCAAGTGGCGTCTTATGTAG
- the LOC114163906 gene encoding protein At-4/1 isoform X1, with amino-acid sequence MAATSDEEMESLLSAFDQIYEDAKSGILEMQLLQSNYNAEFKMRESLQVASNALKGENDRLAKLYSESLKNLADQLDYRTNCLILKEELERAKTEVSLKEDGHRKDTELLRRDFEQQIACLEAQVKESLHEKATYEATISQLHGDLAAHKSHMQVLAMRLDQLHVEVESKYNSEVQDLKECLAVEQEEKNELNRKIQNLEKELLICKAKLVDQQQEMTANWHVETLKQKIMKLRKENEVLKRKLSHSEKGK; translated from the exons atggcGGCAACCAGTGATGAAGAAATGGAGTCACTTCTCTCCGCATTCGATCAGATCTACGAG GATGCTAAGAGCGGCATTTTGGAGATGCAGTTGCTGCAATCCAACTACAACGCAGAGTTCAAGATGCGTGAATCACTCCAAGTCGCTTCCAATGCCCTCAAAGGAG AAAATGACAGATTGGCAAAACTGTACTCGGAGTCCTTGAAGAATCTAGCGGATCAG CTTGATTACCGTACAAATTGCCTGATTTTGAAAGAAGAATTGGAGAGAGCAAAAACTGAAGTTTCGCTCAAAGAAGAC GGACATAGGAAGGATACGGaattgcttaggcgagacttcgAACAACAAATTGCGTGTTTGGAAGCTCAAGTTAA GGAATCTCTACACGAGAAAGCAACATATGAAGCAACTATTAGCCAACTCCATGGAGATTTAGCTGCACATAAAAGTCATATGCAGGTTCTAGCAATGAGATTGGACCAACTGCATGTTGAAGTGGAATCAAAAT ATAATTCTGAGGTTCAGGACTTGAAGGAATGTCTTGCGGTTGAgcaggaagaaaaaaatgaattaaacagAAAAATCCAAAATCTGGAAAAGGAAT TACTGATTTGTAAAGCAAAGCTGGTGGACCAGCAGCAGGAAATGACCGCAAATTGGCATGTGGAAACGCTTAAACAGAAAATCATGAAACTGAGAAAGGAAAACGAGGTCCTGAAAAGAAAGTTATCCCATTCAGAGAAGGGCAAGTAA
- the LOC114163906 gene encoding protein At-4/1 isoform X2 gives MQLLQSNYNAEFKMRESLQVASNALKGENDRLAKLYSESLKNLADQLDYRTNCLILKEELERAKTEVSLKEDGHRKDTELLRRDFEQQIACLEAQVKESLHEKATYEATISQLHGDLAAHKSHMQVLAMRLDQLHVEVESKYNSEVQDLKECLAVEQEEKNELNRKIQNLEKELLICKAKLVDQQQEMTANWHVETLKQKIMKLRKENEVLKRKLSHSEKGK, from the exons ATGCAGTTGCTGCAATCCAACTACAACGCAGAGTTCAAGATGCGTGAATCACTCCAAGTCGCTTCCAATGCCCTCAAAGGAG AAAATGACAGATTGGCAAAACTGTACTCGGAGTCCTTGAAGAATCTAGCGGATCAG CTTGATTACCGTACAAATTGCCTGATTTTGAAAGAAGAATTGGAGAGAGCAAAAACTGAAGTTTCGCTCAAAGAAGAC GGACATAGGAAGGATACGGaattgcttaggcgagacttcgAACAACAAATTGCGTGTTTGGAAGCTCAAGTTAA GGAATCTCTACACGAGAAAGCAACATATGAAGCAACTATTAGCCAACTCCATGGAGATTTAGCTGCACATAAAAGTCATATGCAGGTTCTAGCAATGAGATTGGACCAACTGCATGTTGAAGTGGAATCAAAAT ATAATTCTGAGGTTCAGGACTTGAAGGAATGTCTTGCGGTTGAgcaggaagaaaaaaatgaattaaacagAAAAATCCAAAATCTGGAAAAGGAAT TACTGATTTGTAAAGCAAAGCTGGTGGACCAGCAGCAGGAAATGACCGCAAATTGGCATGTGGAAACGCTTAAACAGAAAATCATGAAACTGAGAAAGGAAAACGAGGTCCTGAAAAGAAAGTTATCCCATTCAGAGAAGGGCAAGTAA